One genomic segment of Humidesulfovibrio mexicanus includes these proteins:
- a CDS encoding tlde1 domain-containing protein, which produces MTDEAYSGKGQHRNKAASQDVEDFGPIPEGNWRVEEVTDQDYCIKHHLTPPVFRLEPDDDTKNRVGKDGMERKPNTFLIHGNNKENDASKGCIILNRPTREQLRYYEGRLIRVTK; this is translated from the coding sequence ATGACAGACGAAGCCTACAGTGGAAAGGGCCAGCACAGGAACAAAGCGGCGAGCCAGGATGTCGAGGACTTCGGGCCAATTCCAGAAGGCAACTGGCGGGTGGAGGAAGTCACGGACCAGGATTATTGCATAAAGCACCACCTGACGCCCCCTGTCTTTCGTTTGGAGCCCGACGACGACACCAAGAACCGGGTTGGCAAAGACGGCATGGAGCGCAAACCGAACACCTTCCTCATTCATGGCAACAATAAAGAGAACGACGCCTCCAAAGGCTGCATCATCCTGAATAGGCCGACCAGGGAACAACTCAGATACTACGAGGGGAGATTGATCCGTGTCACGAAGTAA